In the Triticum aestivum cultivar Chinese Spring chromosome 2B, IWGSC CS RefSeq v2.1, whole genome shotgun sequence genome, TTACATGCAACTCTGGCCGAGAAAAGATCAATTAGATAGCGGTGGCAATGCATCTTGGCTTGATTACTTGTAGTTTTATAAACATAGTATTGTGATTTTGTTTTTGCAGGATATAATATAATGGATTGAAATTGTTACAAACAACTCTGGTCCACCGAAGATCAATTAGATGTTGATGGCAGTGCATTGTGCCTTATTTACCTCTTGTTTTAATAACAATGTAAACTAAAATTTATTTTTTGCGAGGATTAATATAATACATTGAAACTAGTTACATGTAACCTAGACTGGCCAAAGGTCAATTAGATTAGATACCAGTGGCGGAGTAGAGGTGCATCGGTAGGCGTGGCTCTGCGTGGAGCACCAGCGGCTTTGTTAGGTATAAATCGTGCTCCGACTCGCTGAGATCGATGGCTGCTACCCCCGGCGGCTTGCTCCAAGTGAACCCTTGGATTAGCCGCCCGAAGAGCATCATGCACATGTCCGTCCCTAGCGATGACGCGATGCACCCACGGCGGCCGGTGCTGAAGGAGATGAACCGCAATTCATTCTCGGTGAGCACAACATCGCCGCCTTCAGCCATATTAATGTGGCGCTCTGGTTTGAAGAGAAGTGGCTCCTCCCAGATGACCGGGTTTCGACCAAGCCCGATGCGGCTGAGGATGACGTGGCTGCCCTTGGGCACGTGGTAGCCGGCAACAGTGGTGTCACCGAGCGCAACGTGCGGCAAATTGAAGGGGGCGACGGGGTGCAGCCGAAACGCCTCGCGGATGCACGCGTTGGCATAGTTGAGTTGCGGGATGTCTAATTCCTGCACCAGCCGCTCTCGGCCCACCACCCGGTCCATCTCCTCCACCGCCTTTGCCATCACCTCCGGTGCATTCGCCATCTCCGCCAGCGCCCACTCCACCGCGTTCGACGGATTGTCAGTGGCCGCTAATATTATGTCCTACACCATCATCCCAACACTTCAATTTGGAAGCCTTTTTGTTTTGCATGCATGCCCTTGTATATATAAAGTGTGGATAACCAACCCGCGAGTGCGCTTTGACCTCTTCGATGGTGAGCGCCGACTTCCCCTGAGCGTCTTTCAGCGTGATGAGCACGTCGAGGAAGTCGTCTTGCTCCCTCCTCTCGCCGGACTTCCACTGCCTCGATCGCTCGTCGATGACTGTGTCGTGGAGCCGGTTCACCGTCGCGTTCGCCTCCTTGACCATCTTCTCGTGGCCATCCAGGTCGAGACCCCGCAGCCACGGGAGGTAGTCTGAGACGCAGAACGCGAAGAGGAGCTCGAGGGACGTAAACACGGCGTCCATGTGCTCCTCCTCCATCAGGCCCGGCCCACCGTCCGGCCGATGCTCGCCAAAGTACCGCCGGCCGAAGACTAGCCGGCGGATGACGTTGCCGCAGTAGTGCCTCGCCACGTGCCTCACGTCCACGCCCGACGCAGACCCGGTGGCGAGGGTGTGGACGTAGCGGCTGAGGTTGTCAGCCTCGTCGGCGCGGCGGTCGTGGAGCCACCGGTGGCGGGACGGGCAGACGATCTCCGAGGTGAGCACGCGGCGCATCTTCTTCCACTGGTCGCCGAAGGGCGAGAGCACGGCGTCCTTGTACCCGCCGCTGATGGTGCCGGAGGCGAAGGTGAGCGGGCGGGAGGCGAAGTTGGCGTCCTGCTTCCTGAGTACCTCACGGGCGATGCTGGGGCAGGTGATGGCGATGACGTGCACGCTGCCGAGGCGGACGCAGGTGATGTCGGTGCCCATGTCCTCCATCATCCGATGGATCCACCGGAATGCCGGCTTGCTGAGTAACATCTCGGGAAGGTTCCCCACTACCGGCCACGGCACAGGACCCGGCGGGAGAGCCGGCGCCGACGCACCAACAATTCTGCTACGAGAACATGCGATCTTGCTCTTGGGACGCCTGAGCAGCACCAGCCTCTGTGGATCACGAGGGAGATAAATGCTAGCACGACCAGTAGCGCTAGCTCGTTGGCAGCTGCTGAGGAGATGAATGCCCATCTTCCCCGAAAGCTTTGCTTTTGCTTGCTTCCTAATGTAGCACCTGTTATTGCCAAACGAGTCTA is a window encoding:
- the LOC123040956 gene encoding tyrosine N-monooxygenase-like, whose translation is MGIHLLSSCQRASATGRASIYLPRDPQRLVLLRRPKSKIACSRSRIVGASAPALPPGPVPWPVVGNLPEMLLSKPAFRWIHRMMEDMGTDITCVRLGSVHVIAITCPSIAREVLRKQDANFASRPLTFASGTISGGYKDAVLSPFGDQWKKMRRVLTSEIVCPSRHRWLHDRRADEADNLSRYVHTLATGSASGVDVRHVARHYCGNVIRRLVFGRRYFGEHRPDGGPGLMEEEHMDAVFTSLELLFAFCVSDYLPWLRGLDLDGHEKMVKEANATVNRLHDTVIDERSRQWKSGERREQDDFLDVLITLKDAQGKSALTIEEVKAHSRDIILAATDNPSNAVEWALAEMANAPEVMAKAVEEMDRVVGRERLVQELDIPQLNYANACIREAFRLHPVAPFNLPHVALGDTTVAGYHVPKGSHVILSRIGLGRNPVIWEEPLLFKPERHINMAEGGDVVLTENELRFISFSTGRRGCIASSLGTDMCMMLFGRLIQGFTWSKPPGVAAIDLSESEHDLYLTKPLVLHAEPRLPMHLYSATGI